In the genome of Myxococcus stipitatus, one region contains:
- a CDS encoding class I SAM-dependent rRNA methyltransferase, with translation MAPPAALPVARTTPKGAKSLRQGNPWLYRTELAAPPDVKGPGAVVLVVDSQGNPIGQALYARRSPLALRLLTRKGPAEEPVNDAFFRRRLEAALARRSMLSHRDGLRLVHGEADLLPGLFVDRYGSGLTLQTLSEGMDARKESLAKVLVELTGATHVVCRDDASGRDFEGLPRESRLLHGQGDARFTYHEGENRFEVDLLGDMKTGAFLDQVDNHLRAGELARGESLDLFSYHGGFALALSRNSTSVVAVEQDEKAAARAQENARVNGRDNVRVEHANAFDVLRRFDTEGRRFDTIVLDPPGLAKRREGLATALRAYHEINLRAFRCLKPNGLLVTCSCSGKLDRAGFEEMVLAAAMDAKRPVQILERRGAGLDHPVLGGLLETEYLKALYVRAL, from the coding sequence ATGGCCCCCCCAGCAGCCCTTCCGGTGGCACGCACCACGCCGAAGGGCGCGAAGTCCCTGCGCCAAGGCAACCCCTGGCTGTACCGCACCGAGCTCGCCGCCCCGCCCGACGTGAAGGGCCCGGGAGCGGTGGTGCTCGTGGTGGACTCGCAAGGCAACCCCATCGGCCAGGCCCTCTACGCCAGGCGCTCCCCGCTGGCCCTGCGCCTGCTGACGCGCAAGGGCCCCGCCGAGGAGCCCGTCAACGACGCCTTCTTCCGCCGCCGCCTGGAAGCCGCGCTCGCCCGACGGTCGATGCTGTCCCACCGGGACGGCCTGCGGCTGGTGCATGGAGAGGCGGACCTGCTGCCCGGCCTCTTCGTGGACCGCTACGGCTCCGGCCTCACCCTCCAGACGCTCTCCGAGGGCATGGACGCGCGCAAGGAGTCGCTCGCGAAGGTGCTGGTGGAGCTCACCGGCGCCACGCACGTGGTCTGCCGCGACGACGCCTCCGGCCGCGACTTCGAGGGGCTGCCGCGCGAGTCCCGCCTGCTGCACGGCCAGGGCGACGCGCGCTTCACCTACCACGAAGGGGAGAACCGCTTCGAGGTGGACCTGCTGGGGGACATGAAGACGGGCGCCTTCCTGGACCAGGTGGACAACCACCTGCGCGCCGGAGAGCTGGCGCGAGGCGAGTCGCTGGACCTCTTCAGCTACCACGGGGGCTTCGCGCTGGCCCTGTCGCGCAACAGCACCTCGGTGGTGGCGGTGGAGCAGGACGAGAAGGCCGCCGCGCGCGCCCAGGAGAATGCCCGCGTCAACGGCCGGGACAACGTCCGCGTGGAGCACGCGAATGCCTTCGACGTGCTGCGCCGCTTCGACACGGAGGGCCGGCGCTTCGACACCATCGTGTTGGACCCGCCGGGCCTGGCCAAGCGCCGCGAGGGCCTGGCCACCGCGCTGCGAGCCTACCACGAGATCAACCTGCGCGCCTTCCGCTGCCTGAAGCCCAACGGACTGCTCGTCACCTGCTCGTGCTCGGGCAAGCTGGACCGCGCGGGCTTCGAGGAGATGGTGCTCGCCGCGGCCATGGACGCGAAGCGCCCGGTGCAGATTCTCGAGCGCCGGGGCGCGGGGCTGGACCACCCCGTCCTCGGAGGGCTGCTGGAGACGGAGTACCTCAAGGCCCTCTACGTGCGCGCCCTGTAG
- a CDS encoding caib/baif family protein — protein MAKEKGTRAEAVDPLAEEKAARELVASLGKREFLEQLQRLTKSYASDPGNPGSYACEGCQRCANCMFCKECDSCFQCTHCTRCELCNNCSHCVDCKSCHACAYCVQSENCTTSAYLVLSRNLQDCNYCFGCVGLAKKDFHILNVPFSRTEYFKVVGKLRKELGLP, from the coding sequence GTGGCGAAGGAGAAAGGTACGCGAGCCGAGGCAGTGGACCCGCTCGCGGAGGAGAAGGCGGCACGCGAGCTGGTGGCCTCGCTGGGCAAGCGGGAGTTCCTGGAGCAACTCCAGCGGCTCACCAAGAGCTACGCGTCGGACCCGGGCAACCCCGGCTCCTACGCGTGCGAGGGCTGTCAGCGCTGCGCCAACTGCATGTTCTGCAAGGAGTGCGACAGCTGCTTCCAATGCACCCACTGCACCCGGTGCGAGCTGTGCAACAACTGCTCGCACTGCGTGGACTGCAAGAGCTGTCACGCGTGCGCCTACTGCGTGCAGAGCGAGAACTGCACGACGAGCGCCTACCTGGTGCTGTCGCGCAACCTCCAGGACTGCAACTACTGCTTCGGCTGCGTGGGGCTGGCGAAGAAGGACTTCCACATCCTCAACGTCCCCTTCTCGCGGACCGAGTACTTCAAGGTGGTGGGCAAGCTGCGCAAGGAGCTGGGCCTGCCCTGA
- a CDS encoding ATP-dependent helicase, whose amino-acid sequence MDLSKLNPPQREAVVTLQGPLLVLAGAGSGKTRVITHRIVHLLNERPDHILARNILAVTFTNKAASEMKERLVHMAGPRAQGVLVCTFHAFGAEMLREDIHRLGWPRKFAIADMGDQLAIIRRAMREHRIDDRAFDARKVLTLISKAKNSGAAPQPKPEGIGDDYDLITHMVYPDYQLALKAQGSVDFDDLLLLPARLLREHSDLYLKYTHRFRYLLVDEFQDTNLAQLELLKLMAGQSRNVCAVGDDDQCIYSWRGAEVRNILNFDDFFPGGKEVRLEQNYRSVQMVLDAANAVIAKNPERKAKQMWTDRKGGPKVKVVACPNDEEEARFVAHEIQKHMSLGIPADDIAVLYRTNGQAHPIEEMLREKNIGYEVVGGSEFFDRREVKDVIAYFKVIVNRLDEISLMRIINVPSRGIGDVTVERLHGHSRTEGVTLWTVMRRATEYDDLPPGAGEKVREFVELIERYRAAYDEGQLATVTRKLLEEIGFRDATRAHATSATSADKKLKSVDGVLDSLERFEKREGPKASLLTYLNRLSLDNRQEDEEEVPGAKGRVTLMTIHSSKGLEYRLVFFIGMEEDLMPHGGMQGEAQNLEEERRLCYVGITRAKELLYLTRAVTRVKRGKEVPRTPSRFLEDLPAEVSEVIAMDAPRQGEPTQEEKNFFANLKERFKKPTPGAAPGGGGVPGR is encoded by the coding sequence ATGGACCTCTCGAAGCTCAACCCTCCTCAGCGCGAGGCCGTGGTCACCCTCCAGGGGCCCCTGTTGGTCCTCGCGGGCGCTGGCAGCGGGAAGACCCGCGTCATCACCCACCGCATCGTCCACCTGCTCAACGAGCGGCCAGACCACATCCTGGCTCGCAACATCCTGGCGGTGACCTTCACCAACAAGGCGGCCTCGGAGATGAAGGAGCGCCTGGTCCACATGGCCGGGCCTCGGGCGCAGGGCGTGCTGGTGTGCACCTTCCACGCCTTTGGCGCGGAGATGCTCCGCGAGGACATCCACCGGCTGGGGTGGCCCAGGAAGTTCGCCATCGCGGACATGGGCGACCAACTGGCCATCATCCGCCGTGCCATGCGCGAGCACCGCATCGACGACCGCGCCTTCGACGCGCGCAAGGTGCTCACGCTCATCTCCAAGGCGAAGAATTCCGGCGCCGCGCCACAGCCCAAGCCGGAGGGCATCGGCGACGACTACGATCTCATCACCCACATGGTCTACCCGGACTACCAGCTCGCGCTGAAGGCGCAGGGCTCGGTGGACTTCGACGACCTGCTGCTCCTGCCCGCGCGCCTGTTGCGTGAGCACTCGGACCTGTACCTCAAGTACACGCACCGCTTCCGCTACCTGCTGGTGGACGAGTTCCAGGACACGAACCTGGCCCAGCTGGAGCTGCTCAAGCTGATGGCGGGCCAGTCGCGCAACGTGTGCGCGGTGGGTGACGACGACCAGTGCATCTACTCGTGGCGCGGCGCCGAGGTGCGCAACATCCTCAACTTCGACGACTTCTTCCCGGGCGGGAAGGAAGTTCGCCTGGAGCAGAACTACCGCTCCGTGCAGATGGTGCTGGACGCGGCCAACGCCGTCATCGCGAAGAACCCCGAGCGCAAGGCCAAGCAGATGTGGACCGACCGCAAGGGCGGCCCCAAGGTGAAGGTCGTCGCGTGCCCCAACGACGAGGAGGAGGCCCGCTTCGTCGCGCACGAAATCCAGAAGCACATGTCGCTGGGCATCCCCGCGGATGACATCGCGGTGCTCTACCGGACCAACGGCCAGGCGCACCCCATCGAGGAGATGCTGCGCGAGAAGAACATCGGCTACGAGGTGGTGGGCGGCAGCGAGTTCTTCGACCGGCGCGAGGTGAAGGACGTCATCGCGTACTTCAAGGTCATCGTGAACCGGCTGGATGAAATCTCGCTCATGCGCATCATCAACGTCCCGTCGCGCGGGATTGGTGACGTGACGGTGGAGCGGCTGCACGGGCACTCGCGCACGGAGGGCGTCACGCTGTGGACGGTGATGCGCCGGGCGACGGAGTACGACGACCTGCCTCCCGGCGCGGGCGAGAAGGTGCGCGAGTTCGTCGAGCTCATCGAGCGCTACCGCGCGGCGTACGATGAGGGGCAGCTGGCCACCGTGACGCGCAAGCTCCTGGAGGAGATTGGCTTCCGCGACGCCACGCGCGCGCACGCCACCAGCGCCACCAGCGCGGACAAGAAGCTCAAGAGCGTGGACGGCGTGCTGGACTCGCTCGAGCGCTTCGAGAAGCGCGAGGGCCCCAAGGCCAGCCTGCTCACCTATCTGAACCGGCTGAGCCTGGACAACCGCCAGGAGGACGAGGAGGAGGTCCCCGGCGCCAAGGGCCGCGTCACCCTGATGACCATCCACTCCTCCAAGGGCCTGGAGTACCGGCTGGTCTTCTTCATCGGCATGGAAGAGGACCTGATGCCCCACGGAGGCATGCAGGGCGAGGCGCAGAACCTCGAGGAGGAGCGCCGCCTCTGCTACGTGGGCATCACCCGGGCGAAGGAGCTGCTCTACCTCACCCGCGCCGTCACCCGCGTGAAGCGCGGCAAGGAAGTCCCCAGGACGCCCTCGCGTTTCCTGGAGGACCTCCCCGCCGAGGTCTCCGAGGTCATCGCCATGGACGCGCCGCGTCAGGGCGAGCCCACCCAGGAGGAGAAGAACTTCTTCGCCAACCTGAAGGAGCGCTTCAAGAAGCCGACCCCTGGGGCTGCCCCCGGGGGAGGGGGCGTGCCTGGGAGGTAG
- the rplM gene encoding 50S ribosomal protein L13 has product MSQKTYSAKAGDIKRQWHVIDVSDKVLGRAASQIATLLKGKHKAIYTPSIDTGDHVIVINADKVKVTGTKEQDKMYYRHPHAGFPGALKITNLAKLRQRHPEDIIINAVRRMLPRNALGRQMMTKLKVYAGDTHPHAAQKPAAFSVEA; this is encoded by the coding sequence ATGTCGCAGAAGACCTACAGCGCGAAGGCTGGGGACATCAAGCGCCAGTGGCACGTCATCGACGTGTCCGACAAGGTGCTGGGCCGCGCGGCGAGCCAGATTGCCACCTTGCTCAAGGGCAAGCACAAGGCCATCTACACGCCGTCCATCGATACGGGCGACCACGTCATCGTCATCAACGCCGACAAGGTGAAGGTGACGGGGACGAAGGAGCAGGACAAGATGTACTACCGGCACCCGCACGCGGGTTTCCCGGGCGCCCTGAAGATCACCAACCTGGCGAAGCTGCGCCAGCGGCACCCCGAGGACATCATCATCAACGCCGTGCGCCGGATGCTGCCGCGCAACGCGCTGGGTCGCCAGATGATGACGAAGCTGAAGGTCTACGCGGGTGATACCCACCCCCACGCCGCCCAGAAGCCGGCTGCGTTCTCGGTTGAGGCGTAA
- the rpsI gene encoding 30S ribosomal protein S9, whose translation MPIHQELGFYATGRRKEATARVWVRPGTGQVIINGREINDYFGRETSKMVLNQPLEILEQKGKLDVTVNVRGGGLSGQAGAIRHGIARALCAFNPEFRPALKKAGFLTRDARAVERKKYGQPGARRRFQFSKR comes from the coding sequence ATGCCCATCCATCAAGAGCTTGGTTTCTACGCCACCGGCCGCCGCAAGGAGGCCACCGCGCGCGTCTGGGTGCGCCCCGGCACCGGTCAGGTCATCATCAACGGTCGCGAGATCAACGACTACTTCGGTCGTGAGACCTCGAAGATGGTGCTCAACCAGCCCCTCGAGATCCTCGAGCAGAAGGGCAAGCTGGACGTCACCGTGAACGTTCGCGGCGGCGGTCTCTCCGGCCAGGCCGGCGCCATCCGCCACGGCATCGCCCGTGCGCTGTGCGCCTTCAACCCGGAGTTCCGTCCCGCGCTGAAGAAGGCCGGCTTCCTCACCCGCGATGCTCGCGCGGTCGAGCGCAAGAAGTACGGTCAACCGGGCGCGCGTCGCCGGTTCCAGTTCTCCAAGCGCTAA
- a CDS encoding type IV pilus twitching motility protein PilT yields the protein MELNEILQIALRGGASDIHLKAGLPPMFRVDGSLVPLKDGRRLPPEEVARMSFGIMNEFQKEKFKASNEVDLAYGVPGLGRFRVNVFQQRGTVGAVLRVIPFKVMTIQDLLLPQILAKICGEERGLILVTGTTGSGKSTTLAAMIDYINSNETSHIMTIEDPIEFLIRDKRSIVNQREVGVDTMSFAQALKSALRQDPDVILVGEMRDHETIETALHAAETGHLVMSTLHTLDATETVNRIVSAFPPHQQKQVRIQLASVLKGVVSQRLVPRADGKGRVAAVEVLRVTARVRELIEDKDRTKEIHDAIAQGTDSYGMQTFDQSLMSLVRQGLVTYDEAHRQASNPDDFALRFSGISGTSDSKWDNFDAKPGEARPIPGSAAFAQKGAPTGAAPPPAPPAPAPQAARPPGAPAPAAARPPTPAQPMRPPTPAPAARPAPAPAPAPAAGGDDDFQIERF from the coding sequence ATGGAACTCAATGAGATCCTCCAGATCGCCCTGCGCGGCGGTGCTTCCGACATTCATCTGAAGGCTGGTCTGCCGCCCATGTTCCGGGTGGATGGCTCGTTGGTGCCGTTGAAGGATGGCCGTCGCCTCCCGCCGGAGGAGGTGGCTCGCATGTCCTTCGGCATCATGAACGAGTTCCAGAAGGAGAAGTTCAAGGCGAGCAACGAGGTGGACCTGGCGTACGGCGTTCCGGGCCTGGGTCGCTTCCGTGTGAACGTCTTCCAGCAGCGCGGCACGGTGGGCGCGGTGCTGCGTGTCATCCCGTTCAAGGTGATGACCATCCAGGACCTGCTGCTGCCGCAGATTCTCGCGAAGATTTGCGGAGAGGAGCGCGGCCTCATCCTCGTGACGGGGACGACGGGCTCGGGCAAGTCCACGACGTTGGCGGCGATGATCGACTACATCAACTCCAACGAGACCAGCCACATCATGACGATTGAGGACCCCATCGAGTTCCTCATTCGCGACAAGCGCTCCATCGTGAACCAGCGCGAAGTCGGTGTGGACACGATGAGCTTCGCGCAGGCGCTGAAGAGCGCGCTGCGGCAGGACCCGGACGTCATCCTCGTGGGCGAAATGAGAGATCACGAGACCATCGAAACGGCGCTGCACGCCGCGGAGACGGGCCACCTCGTGATGTCCACGCTGCACACGCTGGACGCGACGGAGACGGTGAACCGCATCGTCTCCGCCTTCCCGCCGCACCAGCAGAAGCAGGTGCGCATCCAGCTGGCGAGTGTGCTCAAGGGCGTGGTGAGTCAGCGCCTCGTGCCACGCGCGGATGGAAAGGGCCGCGTGGCCGCGGTGGAGGTGTTGCGCGTCACGGCCCGCGTGCGCGAGCTCATCGAGGACAAGGACCGCACGAAGGAGATCCACGATGCGATTGCCCAGGGCACCGACTCGTACGGGATGCAGACCTTCGACCAGTCGCTGATGAGCCTGGTGCGGCAGGGGCTGGTGACCTACGACGAGGCCCACCGTCAGGCGTCCAATCCGGACGACTTCGCGCTGCGCTTCTCCGGCATCAGTGGGACGTCGGACTCGAAGTGGGACAACTTCGATGCGAAGCCCGGCGAGGCCCGTCCGATTCCGGGCTCGGCCGCGTTCGCGCAGAAGGGAGCGCCCACGGGAGCAGCACCTCCGCCCGCGCCTCCCGCGCCCGCGCCTCAGGCCGCGCGTCCTCCGGGGGCGCCGGCGCCAGCCGCCGCGCGTCCGCCGACCCCGGCCCAGCCCATGCGGCCTCCGACGCCCGCGCCCGCCGCGCGTCCGGCGCCTGCCCCCGCGCCTGCTCCGGCGGCGGGCGGGGATGACGACTTCCAGATCGAGCGTTTCTGA
- a CDS encoding regulatory protein RecX → MLSEDEGPEAVQRATDAGLKLLAARARTRQELLEALAKKGFVPAVREQALARLEGWGYLDDARFGHERAAALLRGGKGPGAVLQRLEAHGLSEDEARDALESASGAVEFDALAAARGVLEKRGLSARPLDGKSWARAARLLSGRGFSEDVIHQLLGEASLDPSGPDE, encoded by the coding sequence ATGCTCTCGGAGGACGAAGGGCCAGAGGCCGTCCAGCGCGCCACGGATGCCGGGCTCAAGCTGTTGGCCGCCCGTGCCCGCACCCGCCAGGAGCTGCTCGAGGCCCTCGCGAAGAAGGGCTTCGTCCCCGCCGTGCGAGAGCAGGCCCTGGCCCGGCTCGAGGGCTGGGGCTATCTCGACGATGCCCGCTTCGGCCACGAGCGCGCCGCCGCCCTGCTGAGGGGAGGCAAGGGCCCCGGCGCCGTCCTCCAGCGACTGGAGGCCCACGGCCTGTCCGAAGACGAAGCCCGGGATGCCCTCGAGTCCGCCAGCGGCGCGGTGGAGTTCGACGCGCTGGCCGCCGCGCGAGGGGTGCTGGAGAAGCGGGGGCTGTCGGCTCGGCCACTCGACGGCAAGTCGTGGGCGCGGGCCGCGAGGCTCCTGTCCGGCCGTGGATTCTCCGAGGACGTCATCCATCAGCTGCTGGGTGAAGCTTCGCTGGACCCCTCGGGGCCGGACGAATAG
- a CDS encoding outer membrane protein assembly factor BamD yields MRSAVAFLTTVLLLTSGCAALSGSQGGEPDYALTAEENLVLGSQALENKDFLKAQKYFEYVRAKFPYQEAAREAELKLADVDFAREAFPEARDQYQSFIKLHPTHPKVDYAAYRSALTHVEDYPSEFFALPPSEEKDQVEIRSALSTMEEFLREYPESQYVPEAKQHAADARRRLAEHELYVARFYQKRGRWKAVAQRLEAVLSKYPGTSYEEEVLFDLHDAYVKLNDQKRAQDTLRQVLRRLPGTPAAEKAQRMLGT; encoded by the coding sequence ATGCGTTCCGCCGTCGCCTTCCTGACCACCGTCCTGTTGCTCACCTCGGGCTGCGCCGCCCTGTCCGGCTCACAAGGGGGCGAGCCCGACTACGCCCTCACCGCCGAGGAGAACCTCGTCCTGGGCAGCCAGGCCCTGGAGAACAAGGACTTCCTCAAGGCCCAGAAGTACTTCGAGTACGTCCGCGCGAAGTTCCCCTACCAGGAGGCCGCGCGCGAGGCGGAGCTGAAGCTGGCCGACGTGGACTTCGCCCGCGAGGCCTTCCCCGAGGCCCGGGACCAGTATCAGTCCTTCATCAAGCTCCACCCCACGCACCCCAAGGTGGACTACGCCGCGTACCGCTCCGCGCTCACCCACGTGGAGGACTACCCGTCGGAGTTCTTCGCCCTGCCGCCCTCCGAGGAGAAGGACCAGGTGGAGATCCGCTCCGCCCTGTCCACGATGGAGGAGTTCCTCCGCGAGTACCCGGAGTCGCAATACGTCCCGGAGGCCAAGCAGCACGCCGCCGACGCGCGCCGCCGCCTCGCCGAGCACGAGCTCTACGTGGCCCGCTTCTACCAGAAGCGCGGACGCTGGAAGGCCGTGGCCCAGCGGCTGGAGGCTGTCCTCTCCAAGTACCCGGGCACGAGCTACGAGGAAGAAGTCCTCTTCGACCTTCACGACGCGTACGTGAAGCTCAATGACCAGAAGCGCGCGCAGGACACCCTGCGCCAGGTGCTGCGCCGCCTGCCGGGGACTCCCGCGGCGGAGAAGGCCCAGCGCATGCTGGGCACGTGA